A genome region from Prinia subflava isolate CZ2003 ecotype Zambia chromosome 12, Cam_Psub_1.2, whole genome shotgun sequence includes the following:
- the PTGES gene encoding prostaglandin E synthase isoform X2: protein MMENKVFLSFTFYSTILILKMYVVAIITGQVRLRKKAFANPEDALRNGGLQFCREDPDVERCRRAHRNDMENIFPFLFLGAVYSLLEPSPTVARIHFLTFCVGRVVHTVAYLLRLRAPARSVAYSLAQLPCFSMALQILLATTPY from the exons atgatggaaaataaaGTGTTCCTGTCATTCACGTTCTACAGCAcgattttgattttaaaaatgtatgtagTTGCCATCATTACGGGGCAAGTGAGACTCAGAAAGAAG GCGTTTGCAAACCCGGAGGATGCCCTGCGCAATGGGGGGCTGCAGTTCTGCCGCGAGGACCCTGACGTGGAGCGGTGCCGCAG AGCCCACCGCAACGACATGGAGAAcatcttccccttcctcttcctcggAGCCGTCTActccctgctggagcccagccccacGGTGGCCAGGATCCACTTCCTCACCTTCTGCGTGGGGCGGGTGGTGCACACTGTCGCCTACCTGCTGCGGCTGCGGGCCCCGGCGCGCTCTGTGGCGTacagcctggcccagctgccctgcttcTCCATGGCCCTGCAGATCCTGCTGGCCACCACCCCGTACTG a
- the PTGES gene encoding prostaglandin E synthase isoform X1 produces MMENKVFLSFTFYSTILILKMYVVAIITGQVRLRKKAFANPEDALRNGGLQFCREDPDVERCRRAHRNDMENIFPFLFLGAVYSLLEPSPTVARIHFLTFCVGRVVHTVAYLLRLRAPARSVAYSLAQLPCFSMALQILLATTPYW; encoded by the exons atgatggaaaataaaGTGTTCCTGTCATTCACGTTCTACAGCAcgattttgattttaaaaatgtatgtagTTGCCATCATTACGGGGCAAGTGAGACTCAGAAAGAAG GCGTTTGCAAACCCGGAGGATGCCCTGCGCAATGGGGGGCTGCAGTTCTGCCGCGAGGACCCTGACGTGGAGCGGTGCCGCAG AGCCCACCGCAACGACATGGAGAAcatcttccccttcctcttcctcggAGCCGTCTActccctgctggagcccagccccacGGTGGCCAGGATCCACTTCCTCACCTTCTGCGTGGGGCGGGTGGTGCACACTGTCGCCTACCTGCTGCGGCTGCGGGCCCCGGCGCGCTCTGTGGCGTacagcctggcccagctgccctgcttcTCCATGGCCCTGCAGATCCTGCTGGCCACCACCCCGTACTGGTAA